The Pseudomonas sp. IAC-BECa141 genome contains the following window.
TAAACCGGTGCTGGCGCTGATGGACGGTTTCGTTCTCGGCGGCGGCATGGGTCTGGTGCAAGGCGCTGATCTGCGGGTGGTCACCGAGAAAAGCCGTCTGGCGATGCCGGAAGTGGCGATCGGGTATTTCCCGGATGTCGGTGGCAGCTATTTCCTGCCGCGCATTCCCGGTGAGCTGGGGATTTACCTGGGTGTCAGCGGCGTGCAGATCCGGGCGGCGGATGCGCTGTATTGCGGCCTCGCTGACTGGTATCTGGACAGCAGCAAACTCGGCACCCTCGACGAACAGCTCGACCAGTTGCAGTGGCACGACACGCCGCTGAAAGACCTGCAAAACCTGCTGGCCCGCCACGCGGTGCAAACCTTGCCGGATGCGCCGCTTGAAGCCTTGCGCCCGGCCATCGACCACTTCTTTGCCTTGCCTGACGTGCCGAGCATCGTCGAGCAACTGCGCGCCGTGACCGTCGCCGACAGCCACGAATGGGCGACCACCACCGCCGACCTGCTGGAAACCCGTTCGCCGCTGGCGATGGGCGTGACCCTGGAAATGCTCCGTCGCGGCCGGCACCTGAGCCTGGAACACTGCTTCGCCCTCGAACTGCATCTGGATCGCCAGTGGTTCGAGCGTGGCGACCTGATCGAAGGCGTGCGTGCCTTGCTGATCGACAAAGACAAATCACCGCGCTGGAACCCGCCGACGCTTGCTGCGCTGCACGCCGAGCACATCGCGAGTTTCTTCCACGGTTTTGAAGAGAGCGGGAGCTGAGCCATGCACGATCTCGAATTGACTGAAGACCAGGTAATGATCCGCGACATGGCCCGGGACTTTGCCCGTGGCGAAATCGCGCCACACGCGCAAGCCTGGGAAAAGGCCGGCTGGATCGATGACGGTCTGGTGGCGAAGATGGGTGAACTCGGCCTGCTGGGCATGGTAGTGCCGGAAGAATGGGGCGGCACTTACGTCGACTACGTGGCTTATGCGCTGGCGGTGGAAGAAATTTCCGCCGGTGACGGCGCGACCGGCGCGTTCATGAGCATTCACAACTCGGTGGGTTGTGGGCCGGTGCTCAATTACGGCAGCGAAGAACAGAAACAGACCTGGCTGGCCGATTTGGCCAGCGGCGCGGTGATCGGCTGCTTCTGCCTGACCGAACCCCAGGCCGGCTCCGAAGCGCACAATTTGCGCACCCGCGCCGAACTGCGCGACGGGCAGTGGGTGATCAACGGCGCCAAGCAATTTGTCAGCAATGGCAAGCGGGCGAAGCTGGCAATCGTGTTTGCGGTGACCGATCCGGATCTCGGCAAGCGCGGCATCTCGGCGTTTCTGGTGCCGACCGATACGCCGGGATTCATCGTCGACCGCACCGAACACAAGATGGGCATTCGCGCCTCCGACACCTGCGCGGTGACGCTGAACAATTGCAGCATTCCTGAAGCAAATCTGTTGGGTGAACGCGGTAAAGGTTTGGCGATTGCCCTTTCCAACCTGGAAGGCGGACGCATCGGCATTGCCGCGCAAGCATTGGGCATCGCCCGTGCGGCATTCGAAGCGGCGCTGGGTTACGCCCGTGATCGGGTGCAGTTCGGCAAGGCCATTGTCGAACACCAGAGCATCGCCAATCTGCTGGCGGACATGCAGATGCAGATCAACGCGGCACGCTTGATGATTCTGCACGCCGCGCGACTGAGAACAGCGGGTAAGCCGTGTCTGTCGGAGGCTTCGCAGGCCAAGCTGTTTGCTTCGGAAATGGCTGAGAAGGTGTGCTCGTCAGCGATTCAGATTCATGGCGGGTACGGGTATCTGGAGGATTACCCGGTGGAGAAGTATTACCGGGATGCGCGGATTACCCAGATTTATGAAGGGTCCAGCGAAATACAGCGGATGGTGATTGCGCGAGAGTTGAAGAACTACCAGCTCTAAAAGCTTCGCGAGCAAGCTCTGCTCCCACAGGGATTGGTGTAAACCTCAGATCCAATGTGGGAGCTGGCTTGCCAGCGATGGCGTCAGTGAATACGCCGCGTTACTTGCCCTGGAACTCCGGCGACCGCTTGGCCACAAACGCCGCCATGCCTTCCTTCTGATCCTGCGTCGCAAATGCCGCATGGAACACCCGACGCTCGAAACGCACGCCTTCAGTCAGGTTCACTTCGAACGCGCGGTTGACGCTTTCCTTGACCATCATCGCAATCGGCAACG
Protein-coding sequences here:
- a CDS encoding enoyl-CoA hydratase/isomerase family protein, producing the protein MTAQASSPRTSSMDATPHEVLAEVRNHIGHLTLNRPAGLNALTLDMVRQLQQHLDAWAADADIHAVTLRGAGEKAFCAGGDIRSLYDSHKSGDTLHEDFFVEEYALDLTIHHYRKPVLALMDGFVLGGGMGLVQGADLRVVTEKSRLAMPEVAIGYFPDVGGSYFLPRIPGELGIYLGVSGVQIRAADALYCGLADWYLDSSKLGTLDEQLDQLQWHDTPLKDLQNLLARHAVQTLPDAPLEALRPAIDHFFALPDVPSIVEQLRAVTVADSHEWATTTADLLETRSPLAMGVTLEMLRRGRHLSLEHCFALELHLDRQWFERGDLIEGVRALLIDKDKSPRWNPPTLAALHAEHIASFFHGFEESGS
- a CDS encoding acyl-CoA dehydrogenase family protein, whose product is MHDLELTEDQVMIRDMARDFARGEIAPHAQAWEKAGWIDDGLVAKMGELGLLGMVVPEEWGGTYVDYVAYALAVEEISAGDGATGAFMSIHNSVGCGPVLNYGSEEQKQTWLADLASGAVIGCFCLTEPQAGSEAHNLRTRAELRDGQWVINGAKQFVSNGKRAKLAIVFAVTDPDLGKRGISAFLVPTDTPGFIVDRTEHKMGIRASDTCAVTLNNCSIPEANLLGERGKGLAIALSNLEGGRIGIAAQALGIARAAFEAALGYARDRVQFGKAIVEHQSIANLLADMQMQINAARLMILHAARLRTAGKPCLSEASQAKLFASEMAEKVCSSAIQIHGGYGYLEDYPVEKYYRDARITQIYEGSSEIQRMVIARELKNYQL